The following coding sequences lie in one Burkholderia ubonensis subsp. mesacidophila genomic window:
- a CDS encoding type IV secretion system protein codes for MRFPRLFPRSKKQVALSPAPGHYSNEDPEKIIFDQGTRLRVEANHWKTFCFILAIIAGGAVYTRQPPPSVVKSYGVSSDAGGNPMVKQLAAYNPDDQAKRTAIRQDVEHWFTIEPVLTDDIRTSRLAKNINAVKAKMIGNAKNQFATWISEDKPFDQITTNPKLVRETKVTNVSLLEDSTVVVELTTSTRQSPTDKPVEIRFALTMRYQIIPPTAEDVLGTNPYGLYYPFFTLQKTGA; via the coding sequence ATGCGATTCCCCAGACTCTTTCCCCGTAGCAAGAAGCAGGTCGCGCTGTCGCCGGCGCCCGGCCACTACTCGAACGAAGATCCCGAAAAGATCATCTTCGATCAGGGGACGCGTCTGCGCGTCGAAGCCAATCACTGGAAGACCTTCTGCTTCATCCTCGCGATCATCGCCGGCGGCGCCGTCTACACCCGGCAGCCGCCGCCGTCCGTTGTGAAGTCGTATGGCGTTTCGTCGGACGCCGGCGGTAATCCGATGGTCAAGCAGCTGGCCGCTTACAACCCCGACGACCAAGCGAAGCGGACGGCGATCAGACAGGACGTCGAGCACTGGTTCACGATCGAGCCGGTCCTCACCGACGATATCCGGACCTCCCGCCTCGCCAAAAACATCAACGCGGTCAAGGCCAAGATGATCGGCAACGCGAAGAATCAGTTCGCAACGTGGATCAGCGAGGACAAGCCGTTCGACCAGATCACGACGAATCCGAAGTTGGTGCGAGAGACGAAGGTCACGAACGTATCCCTGCTCGAGGATTCGACGGTTGTCGTCGAGCTCACGACATCGACGCGGCAATCGCCGACCGACAAGCCTGTCGAGATCCGCTTCGCGTTGACGATGCGCTACCAGATCATTCCCCCGACCGCCGAAGACGTGCTTGGCACGAATCCGTACGGCCTCTACTACCCGTTCTTCACCCTGCAGAAAACCGGCGCATGA